CAGTGGTACCACTCAATACTGTAATAGTGGGTATAAATACCACCATTAATATActgtaaaaataatataaaacacATCGCCTGGCTTTAGTTGGGCACTAGTAGtgggctgttatgtagcaaaTATTTCAGGCTGAGTTCCTGCATAACAGTCCTTGTACTGATACATGTCTACTGCCCTCATAGTCAGGTAATTCATGTATAAACTATGCCTACTGTCATTAGATTTAACATACTTTAACAGTGATTGGTTTTTTGCTTCACTTTTTCTCTCAAGCTGGTTCCTACTTTTCTTATTTCACCCTTTAGTCCCAAAGTTATTGAAAGTCCCAATTACTGGTAATCTGTGCATAGTCactttgaatatattatattacagtgAAATATTAACTCTTTTTTAttgattgttgtttttttgtttcttttttctaGACATTAGATATAACTGGAGAGTGTGCATTTGGTTATCAATTTGATGCCATCTGGAAGCCagagaagaaattaacaaaaacattcagTGCTATActacagggcgccctcacaggcTCAAGGTATCGTCAATACCAGTCAAATATTTCCAACCATTcatgatattttttacattctttTCACACTCTGAATGTCATTTTCGTCATTTCGTACCAAAAAGGCAAAATcatattttactgaaaataacaATGCAGTTTGACAGGTTAGCTTCTATGTATGTTCAACAAAACAGTCTTTCCAACCATATACATGGATTGGAGATTTTGACATCAAGTCCGTATTATATCTGAGAGTTTTTGAAATATCATGTTTTTCTCGATCCCCAAATAGATAAAGTATTATTTTCCTGTATATTTACTGTGAAgtagatattcatttcacaatcTGTCAAATATTACTAAATTTAGATGACTTGTTCCTTTTCAAATAAAGGTGACAGTTAAACAGACACATGATATACTTGCAACAGGTACtcacaaaaaacaaataattatgaGTAATTTTGTGTGTCTGATATTAAAGCATAGACAATGAAGGGGCCTTCCATTCCATTGTCTATTATTAAAGCAAGTCTTTAGATTATTCAGGTGTACATTGTGGATGGCATGTCAGCTGTGGAATTGGGgttggggatgggggtgggggtgggggtgggggggggtgatgGTGGGTAATATTCAACAATAAACTTAAAGGTGTTAGACTTTGTGAATGACTGGACATTGTTTATGATACTTGAATGTTTACTTGTAAAtagaaaaatgaataattaacaattttaatttgtacatCAATATATAAGAAACAAAACAGCCCCATGAAATTAGTACTCTGTATATCAGTTCCAAGACTCACTTGTTGTTTCTCTACCTGGGGTGGTAgtggagggggtggggtggtagTGGAGGGGTGGGATGGTAgtggagggggtggggtggtagtggagggggtggggtggtagcggagggggtggggtggtagtggagggggtggggtggtagtggagggggtggggtggtagTGGAGGGGGTGGGATGGTAGTGGAGGGGGTGGGATGGTAgtggagggggtggggtggtagtggagggggtggggtggtagTGGAGGGGGTGGGATGGTAGTGGAGGGGGTGGGATGGTAgtggagggggtggggtggtagTGGAGGGGTGGGATGGTAGTGGAGGTGGTGGGGTGGTAGTGGAGGTGGTGGGGTGGTAGTGGAGGGGTGGGGTGGTAGTGGAGGGGATGAGGTGGTAGTGGAGAGGATTGGCCTGTGTCGTTACTAAGGTTACATCAAACACTTTTAATCTTTAAGCTTGAAGAACTTGATACCATTTTATCGTTATGTTCCAACTGAAGAAAATCGTATTCTGAAGGAAGCTGTGCTGTTGGTTAAACAGACTGTACTGGATGTGATTGCTAAACGGAGGCAAGACATGGAAGATGAAATAGGTAAGTTAAAATAGTATAAAAGAGAACAGATCATCAGAaacaaattttcacaaaatagAAATAGCACTTGTCTGTGtgcatttttgtaaatttgtcatatttccTTACAACAGGTTTTACGAGAATTTCAACAATCTCTTCAGTTGTGAACatctaaaacttaaaaagagATTTGTCAAATTTCAGAGCAACCCCGTGATTTGTTATATCTGCTGATGATGGCCAAAGATGAGGTCACAGGTCAAGGGTTAAGTGACCAGGAATTACAAGATCAGGTCATCACATTCATGTTTGCTGGTCAAGAGGTGAGTGTACACTTAGCTTATCACTATTGTCATATAAAGTGTCAGGGTTTTCTTCACTTTAAAGGGGATTGCCTCATGGGACATaattattagatgcacactgaatattcatgactttataaataaaggagtcatgaatattcagtgtgcatctaataaatatgcatgtctgctaatGGTTTGAGAACAGTAGAGTTTTAATTTAGTGTTTCTTGGTAATTgcacaaaatttatgtgatgtgaaataatgaaCTCTTCAgaatccatagtttatgaaaataccattatttcCTGTAGTTGCACTCCCCTTTAAATCTACAGATTGTAGGTTTAAATCtcatcactgccatttgtttctaaatggctaaagtcctcatcactgccatttgtttctgaatggctaaagtcgttgggcaatatttgaaccacaattgtacCCCAGTCAACCCATCTGTATAAATTGGGTACCTGGTAGAATacaggttgtaatgtgaatgctttactTCTATGTGTTTACATTCCCTATTTGCATTACCAAGTATATGAATTCTGTTTTGTATCACAGACAACAAGTACTGGCGTAACCTGGACACTGCACTGTTTATCCCAACATCCTGAAATCCAGGAAAAAGTCAGACAAGAAATTTTGACAGTTTTACCCAATGGAGATGAAAATATCACCTGGGAACATCTAGAGAAACTACAGTACTTGAAAGCGGTTGTCAATGAATCCCTTAGGTAAGTACAATGGGGGATATCTCAATACAGTGATAGTTAAAGATGTCTATAGGCTGACCTATACAAAcctataggctggcctatagacgtctataggctgacctatagatatatatatgttggtctatagaaacctataggctgacCTATACAAACCTATAGGCTGACCTGTAGATGTCTATAGGCTGAcctatagatatatatatgttggtctatagaaacctataggctgacctatagatatatatatgttggtctatagaaacctataggctgacCTATACAAACCTATAGGCTGACCTGTAGATGTCTATAGGCTGGTCTATAGAAACCTgtaggctggcctatagaaacctgtAGGCTGGCCTATAGGAACCTGTAGGCTGGCCTATAGGAACCTGTAGGCAAAACGTCCCAATTctctataggatcctataggccagcctatagaCATGTCTATAGGCCGGCCTATAGGCATGTCAATAGGCCGCCTATAGGATATTTCTGTAAGGGTAGGAAGTTATTATGGGAGAGATAATCTTAATACACGAATTGGAAAATTCTGAAATTTACAAGTTTTCCCCACTCTCTCTCTTACCAGAGTTTCTCACTAAAATTACAATACACGATATGAACAACTGTAAAGTTTACTACAAGATTTTCCTATTCTCTTACCATTGCTTCCTAATTCCTAGCTAAACCACAACGTGTGCATCtaagttgaaatattttccAAACCATTCATTATTCCTCAATTTCTGCAGATTATTCCCTCCAGTTCCATTGATTCCTAAGGAAGCTCTGGATGACGATATGATTGGTCCATATTACATCCCAGCTGGCACATTCTTATTACTGCAAGCAGGGGCCATGCACAGGTAAACTTAATAAAGAAATGTTCAAGACtaacatttcattgttttctgtGTAATAACACATCTTTTTCTTATGTAAGATACATAGGGGCAGTCAATAGTAGGTAAACATTACTAGAATGTTCCGGGCTTACCATGTGTTGTATGTggaccccaaaatcaatttggttggatttattgtaccatagtatatgtacagctacacaagtTTACTCACAATTGATTCAATACAATTCAgggtgtctgatatcatgagtAAATCATTATATCTAAACAAAAGAGCTCCACTTCCAACTTGTCTCGCTTTAAGCAATTCAAATgtcaacctttgacctttgctTTGTTTCTTTCTAGGAATCCTAATGTTTGGCCTGACCCGACGATCTTTAACCCTGATAGGTTCACTGACCCTGACAATCTACCAAAACCCTACACATTCTTACCCTTTAGTCTTGGAAGAAGAAGCTGCATTGGTATGTATCTGCCACTTGGTGGCGCTATTGTCCATTGCTGTATCATACAGTTGACAGTTGTTTTGTGGTATGGATGTACTTCTGACTAGTCTTTTTATATCTACACTATTAAACACTTATTTACAACCAATTTGTTGTAGTAGCCATGCAAACTggatattactctggtaattgttCACTCTGAGTGGACTCAAGTTAGTAGTTTGAACAcccttcaatcaatcaatgaatgaatgaatcaatcaatcaatcaatcaatcaatcaatcaaaatatttgtatagcaccaaaatccaatacacagtaatgttctatggtgctgaacaggaacaattaTAGCAGATCGTAgtaaaagttagaaagctcttgcaaataGATGCGTCTTGatatccttcttgaatttatggAGAGTTGGTGAAGAACGAAGTTCAAGTCACTGCATCCATAAACTTGGAAACCATCCTTTTGTAGTTgtgccccctcccccctcccatAGTAATATGATACTCTTTATTTTTACCTTCATACAGGTAATAAGTTTGCCCTGATTGCTATGAGAGTGATATTATCTCAGATTCTACGAGATTTGAAGTTCATGCCAGTACCAGGATTTAAGTTCAAGAGAATCCTAAGAATCACAATGCGACCACAACCACCAATGCAACTAAATATCAGCAAAACTTAATCTTTTAGCAATGTGAATCCAACTATGACCACCAAGGCAGTTGAACATCATCAAAAACTTCAGAATTTTAGCAATGTCAATCCAAATACAACTACAAATGCAACTGAACCTCAGAGAAACTGGTGTTAAAATAGCAATGTGAATCCAAATACAACTACAAATGCAACTGAACCTCAGAGAAACTGGTGTTAAAATAGCAATGTGAATCCAACTTCAACCATAAATGAATACCAGCAAAGCTAAAGTTAGCAATGTGAATCAAAATACAACTACAAGTGAAGTTGCTTATCTGCCAAACTGAAGTTAAATTAGAGCAATGTGAATCCAAAAACAACCACAAATGCAACATGATGTACTGGTACCATGAATATAAtggtatttaaacaaatattttaggGAAAAGACAAGTTGACATTTGCCGCCATTTCGCTTTAGTTGTAAAACAAAAGTTTGACTATAGCGTACTAAATATATAGCCATATAATTTATGCAagtaaatatattgatttgaaatattcagAATTTACCAGTCAAATTGATTCCATTTCATGCTGGTTTATATTGGTACAAATATTATTTCAGAACCAAAATACAGATGTTCATAGAAACCAAAACTTAGAATGTAATGTTATTAATTTATCAGCAAATACCAATGCAACTTTAAAAGGGCACAAAATTAGTTTAttcatttctgtgtgtgtgtgtgtgtgtgtgtgtgtgtgtgtgtgtgtgtgtgtgtgtgtgcatgcatgcatgtgtgtgtgtgtgtgtgtgtgtgtgtgtgtgtgtgtgtgtgtgtgtgtgtgtgtgtgtgtgcatgcatgtgtgtggaCATGTACACGTGTGTGTTCACGTATGTGTGTAAAGAAGTGGCTGGTATATTGTAAAAAGTGAGTAGAATACAGCCCCTTCTAAACACATCTAATTGTGTGAATGCTGTATACGTGTCATAAATTCTACTAAAGCTGAAGATTTTCATccttgaattaaaaaaaaagactgtcAAGACAATTTGTACTTTTCATCTTTTACTATATTGCCAAAACTTGCCATTAATTCAACTTGTGGtgttatataaaaaaatgattaaattgatgaaattaatCTCAAACAGTACTGTGGAAACCCAGATACCATGTTCTTTGACACAGTGTGTCATCTTTATTtgatactactgtggaaacccAGATACCATGTTCTTTGACACAGTGTGTCATCTTTATTtgatactactgtggaaacccAGATACCATGTTCTTTGACATGGTGTGTCATCTTTAgttgacattgtaataatgtaactaGTCTAGTCTTGTACACTTTGAGGTTGCCGAATAAAGCTGAAAGATTATTACAGTATGGTCTTGGTGGCAACCTTTGGTATATACAAGTGATTAGGGAAAGCACAACAGTGCAGATGACATCCCATCCTTACAGGCACAAACAACCATATTTGGGTGGTAATGTGACTTAGTGTCTTGTATTCATCTATTCAACAATGTAACTTTTACTTAACATTTGAAAAGAATAGaattaaatgtaatgtaatttcagtcttgatgtatatttcaaaacaattaataCTACACCTATACACACGTACAAAATggagcttgtgccacttttattTAGATAATATACCTGACCAATGTTTGCTGTTCAAGGACATAATTGAAAACCTATGTTGCATGTGTATGAATAATTCTAGTATTTTATGGTATACAATTCAGTGTGTgataatatatcatatgtaaaattatatttgatatattttaaacataaatgttttattgtaaTTGAGCTagttatatattgtacaatttgaATACCGCGATATGCCGagtcaaatttcttttatttaagAATTTTTAGAAGTATGTGTAAGAAGTATTGTCTAAAACGTTATAAGTGTGAGTATTGAACACTTGTCACTGGTCAGCCGCCAGGTGGGTTTTGGcaatgataatttacatgtccAGGAGTAGCTGTATCATTATGTTCTTGTGAAATTGTTAAATAGTTCAATCTATGTTTAAACCTTATGCCATATAGACTTCAAGGACTAACGTTACAGTAACTAcattatttcagctatcctaactgtagtcttcctgtagacttgaaggactaacactactacattatttcagctatcctaactgtagcctacctgtagacttgaaggactaacactactacactatttctgctatcctaactgtagtcttcctgtagacttgaaggactaacactactacactatttcagctatcctaactgtagcctacctgtagacttgaaggactaacactactacactatttctgctatcctaactgtaatcttcctgtagacttgaaggactaacactactacactatttcagctatcctaactgtagcctacctgtagacttgaaggactaacactactacactatttcagctatcctaactgtagcctacctgtagacttgaaggactgtcactactacactatttcagctatcctaactgtagtcttcctgtagacttgaaggactaacactactacattatttctgttagcctaactgtagtctacctgtagacttaaaagactaatgctactacactatgtcagctatcctaactgatattttgattttttaaattttcacttGTCCACTTTGTCTACAGTCCATAGATCTACTAGTATTCAGCCAGTTAAACCCTGCCACACATAATATGTgcaaaaaattaacataaattagaatagaatagaatctgtTTCCCTTATAACCTCTCAGGAAAATAcctaattatggattcatcatgtgacactgtgatttaaatatgtctaattatgtattcgaccaatcaGGTTCTCTTGAGAAATGTCAGAAAAATGCTGGCAGTTGTAAAAACCATCAGTAGATGAGATGAATaagttaaaattaaaaaatcagttaggatagcagaaattGTGTTACAGTAGTAGAGTTTGTCCTTCAAAACTAAATGTAGGCTATATTCATGGAAAACATCAATTTGCAATATTCAAATAATGGATATAGTTACTGCCTTTTATTTCAGAAATAAAGTTAAGCATGTAATCAACCTTTGTGGTTAAGTTTCATATTTTTGAGTGTCTAAATGGAAGACAGCATATGTGCTCTCCTAAAACTGTGTGTGAAGGTTACCTTTGACTCTTTTACAATCATAGGTTATTGCAAAGAGTTGAGTACTGGACACTTGTACATAGAATACAAGTAGCAACCAAGTTGACACCCTTAAATGTATGGACACAGAGTTGAGTACTGGACACTTGTACATAGAATACTACAAGTAGCACTCCAATTGACAACCTTAAATGTACGGACACAGAGTTGAGTACTGGACACTTGTACATAGAATACAAGTAGCAACCAAGTTGACACCCTTAAATGTATGGACACAGAGTTGAGTACTGGACACTTGTACATAGAATACTACAAGTAGCAACCCAATTGACAACCTTAAATGTACGGACACAGAGTTGAGTACTGGACACTTGTACATAGAATACTACAAGTAGCAACCCAGTTGACACccttacatgtacagacagagtTGAGTACTGGACACTTGTACATAGAATACAGTAGCAACCCAGTTGACACccttacatgtacagacagagtTGAGTACTGGACACTTGTACATAGAATACAGTAGCAACCCAGTTGACACccttacatgtacagacagagtTGAGTACTGGACACTTGTACATAGAATACAAGTAGCAACCCAGTTGACACCCTTACATGTACAGACTCAGAGTTGAGTACTGGACACTTGTACATAGAATACTACAAGTAGCAACCCAGTTGACACCCTTACATGTACAGACTCAGAGTTGAGTACTGGACACTTGTACATAGAATACTACAAGTAGCAGCCCAGTTGACACCCTTGCATGTACAGACAGAGTTGAGTACTGGACACTTGTACATAGAATACAGTAGCAACCCAGTTGACACCCTTAACTGTACGGACTCAGAGTTGAGTACTGGACACTTGTACATAGAATACTACAAGTAGCAACCCAGTTGACACCCTTAAATGTATGAATGCAGAGTTGAGTACTGGACACTTGTACATAGAATACAAGTAGCAGCCCAGTTGACACccttacatgtacagacagagtTGAGTACTGGACACTTGTACATAGAATACAGTAGCAACCCAGTTGACACCCTTAACTGTACGGACTCAGAGTTGAGTACTGGACACTTGTACATAGAATACTACAAGTAGCAACCCAGTTGACACccttacatgtacagacagagtTGAGTACTGGACACTTGTACATAGAATACAGTAGCAACCCAGTTGACACCCTTAACTGTACGGACTCAGAGTTGAGTACTGGACACTTGTACATAGAATACTACAAGTAGCAACCCAGTTGACACCCTTAAATGTATGAATGCAGAGTTGAGTACTGGACACTTGTACATAGAATACAGTAGCAACCCAGTTGACACCCTTAAATGTACAGACAGAGTTGAGTACTGGACACT
This Glandiceps talaboti chromosome 13, keGlaTala1.1, whole genome shotgun sequence DNA region includes the following protein-coding sequences:
- the LOC144444871 gene encoding cytochrome P450 4A5-like, whose amino-acid sequence is MEITMATVLTAMRSNVMAVSMDVYQSLTWSNIIYFYGPTLITAVTIYTLYKWLLWPLISPLAKIPSTPYNPLLGDVLELRNSDTMEWAIKLNKQLGPIHRYFFFLGNSVISLTGPDEMKHVLVTNSRNYDRSARIRKTLGELMGNGLLSSTGPVHAMHRKLLNPAFNHTSIKGMLQSFQKYASELRHYWHETLADVVDGDYMQQVIQQDLGRCTLDITGECAFGYQFDAIWKPEKKLTKTFSAILQGALTGSSLKNLIPFYRYVPTEENRILKEAVLLVKQTVLDVIAKRRQDMEDEIEQPRDLLYLLMMAKDEVTGQGLSDQELQDQVITFMFAGQETTSTGVTWTLHCLSQHPEIQEKVRQEILTVLPNGDENITWEHLEKLQYLKAVVNESLRLFPPVPLIPKEALDDDMIGPYYIPAGTFLLLQAGAMHRNPNVWPDPTIFNPDRFTDPDNLPKPYTFLPFSLGRRSCIGNKFALIAMRVILSQILRDLKFMPVPGFKFKRILRITMRPQPPMQLNISKT